The DNA window AATTCCAGCACAGCCGCGCAGGTACAGAAACTGAAAAACGGTAATGGAGATTATATCTGGCGGGAACGTTTACAGGCGGACGATCCCGATATACTGCTGGGCTTGCCTGTTCACTACCTCGAATTTATGCCAGAGGGTGTTATCGGTCTGGGTGACTTCAAACGAGGTTATTTCATTGTTGACCATGAAACCGGCATTCGTACCCGCCCTGACAATATTACTGAACCGGGATTTTATAAGGTACATACCGATAAATATGTTGTGGTCAACGAAAATTGGTCACCGCCTGAGAGTTTTTCCAAAATCTCGCGTCGGGAAATCAGTGCACTCGTTGGCGTTGCCCCCGTTAACCGTGACTCGGGAACCCTGCGGGATCGTCGAACCATCTTTGGCGGGCGCGCTGGAGTTCGGACAGCGCTGTATATGGCTACACTCGTGGCAACCCGTTTTAACCCGGTGATCAAGACGTTTTACAACCGCCTGTTGGCGGCGGGTAAGCCCAAAAAAGTGGCGCTTGTGGCTTGTGTACGCAAACTGTTGACCATCTTAAATGCGATGATTAGAAAAGATGAAGAATGGAAGGATTCGTATCATCAGATAACTCCATAAAAATCGCGTTCAAGACAGTTGCTCCTCATTCTGTGTATCCGGCACCGCGATACGGGCTGATACGATGGCCGTGACCGCCAGCCCGAAAGCATCGGCTGAAAGCGTGACCGTCAGCTGCGTAACCGGCAGGTAAACGGAATACGTTTCCGCCCGTGTCGGCACCATATAAGTCAGCAATTCAGACACCTGTCGGCTTGTCCATTGTTCAGGCTGATAATCGCTACATAACGTCGATGCGGTATTCGCCAGCAGGAATCCCAGAAACAACCGTTCCAGCGGGGTTTTGTCGGGAAACACGACCGACAGCGCAAGACTGTCCAGCATAATCAGTTCATTATTTG is part of the Xenorhabdus cabanillasii genome and encodes:
- a CDS encoding antirestriction protein gives rise to the protein MFPDKTPLERLFLGFLLANTASTLCSDYQPEQWTSRQVSELLTYMVPTRAETYSVYLPVTQLTVTLSADAFGLAVTAIVSARIAVPDTQNEEQLS